A genomic segment from Gossypium hirsutum isolate 1008001.06 chromosome D04, Gossypium_hirsutum_v2.1, whole genome shotgun sequence encodes:
- the LOC107938089 gene encoding protein TRANSPARENT TESTA GLABRA 1 — protein sequence MENSTQESHLRSDNSVTYESAYTVYAMALSSTPSSTNINHQRIALGSFLEDYTNRVDIISFDPETLSFKTHPKLAFDHPYPPTKLMFQPNRKSASSSSSCSDLLASTGDFLRLWEVRESSIEPVTVLNNSKTSEFCAPLTSFDWNDVEPKRIGTSSIDTTCTIWDIEKCVVETQLIAHDKEVYDIAWGEARVFASVSADGSVRIFDLRDKEHSTIIYESPQPDTPLLRLAWNKQDLKYMATIQMDSNKVVILDIRSPTTPVAELERHHASVNAIAWAPQSCKHICSAGDDTQALIWELPTVAGPNGIDPLCVYSAGYEINQLQWSAAQPDWIAIAFSNKLQLLKV from the coding sequence ATGGAGAATTCAACTCAAGAATCCCACCTGAGATCCGATAATTCGGTAACCTACGAATCAGCTTACACAGTTTATGCCATGGCCTTATCTTCCACGCCTTCCTCCACCAATATCAACCATCAACGCATCGCTCTCGGCAGCTTCCTCGAAGATTACACTAACAGAGTCGACATAATCTCATTTGATCCAGAAACCCTCTCCTTCAAGACCCACCCAAAGCTTGCCTTCGACCACCCTTATCCACCCACCAAGCTCATGTTCCAACCCAATCGAAAATCCGCTTCATCCTCTTCTTCTTGTTCCGATCTTCTCGCTTCAACCGGCGATTTCCTGCGTCTCTGGGAAGTTCGAGAATCTTCCATTGAACCTGTCACTGTTCTAAACAATAGCAAAACCAGCGAGTTTTGTGCCCCGTTAACTTCCTTCGATTGGAACGATGTTGAACCCAAGAGAATTGGGACTTCCAGCATCGACACAACTTGCACCATTTGGGACATCGAGAAATGCGTCGTTGAAACCCAATTGATCGCTCATGATAAAGAGGTTTACGACATTGCTTGGGGTGAAGCTAGAGTTTTTGCTTCCGTTTCCGCTGATGGGTCCGTTAGGATTTTCGATTTGAGAGACAAAGAACATTCCACCATCATTTATGAAAGTCCCCAACCCGACACCCCTTTATTAAGATTGGCTTGGAACAAGCAAGATTTGAAGTATATGGCTACCATTCAAATGGATAGcaataaagttgtgattttggaTATAAGGTCACCCACAACCCCCGTTGCTGAGTTGGAGCGGCATCACGCTAGTGTCAATGCCATTGCCTGGGCTCCTCAGAGTTGTAAGCATATTTGTTCCGCTGGGGATGATACCCAGGCTCTTATTTGGGAGTTGCCTACGGTGGCGGGACCTAATGGTATCGATCCTCTGTGTGTTTACTCTGCTGGCTACGAAATTAATCAATTACAGTGGTCTGCTGCGCAACCTGATTGGATTGCCATTGCCTTTTCCAACAAATTGCAGCTTCTCAAAGTTTGA